In Rhodothermus marinus DSM 4252, a single genomic region encodes these proteins:
- the recN gene encoding DNA repair protein RecN: MLRTLYIRDYALIEELEVEFGSGLNILTGETGAGKSILIGALKMILGERADTEMIRSGARKAVVEGVFDEADTPRIRALLEANAIDPMPQLIVRREILSGQSRAFINDTPATVQLLREVAAQLIDLHGQHEHQSLLRTETHLELLDNFGSLGGLRDTYRRHYEEVTRLIREREALMARRRELQEQKERYAFEIEEIDRVNPQQGEEEALEAELRILENAEQLYEATARLYELLYESENAVHDQLVLARNELQDLARIDRSFEEALQEIRSAQISVAEIAKFLQDYNARIEFNPERLEEIRARLVELELLKRKYGGTLEAVLAHRAEIGRRYELAVDFEGALERLDRQLAKAMQALSTAAQRLSAKRREVAERIEQAIVSELAVLGMPDSRFEVRFTHRPDPEGWIVIPVPGREPERYAAFTTGMDQVEFYITTNPGEPLRPLARVASGGEVSRIMLALKTILAKSDRLPILVFDEIDTGISGAIAHRVGERLHDLASYHQIIAITHLPQIAAFGDVHFLVEKVVEDGRAKTRIRRLSDEERARQVAALMSGAEVTEAALESARELIRQVAAREKAPEA, from the coding sequence ATGCTGCGAACGCTTTACATTCGGGACTACGCGCTGATCGAGGAACTGGAGGTTGAATTCGGCAGCGGACTCAACATCCTCACCGGCGAAACCGGCGCGGGGAAGTCCATTCTGATCGGCGCGCTCAAGATGATTCTGGGGGAGCGGGCCGATACGGAAATGATCCGCAGCGGCGCCCGCAAGGCCGTCGTGGAAGGCGTCTTCGACGAGGCCGACACGCCCCGCATCCGGGCGCTGCTCGAGGCGAACGCCATCGACCCGATGCCCCAACTCATCGTGCGCCGCGAGATCCTGTCCGGCCAGAGCCGCGCCTTCATCAACGACACGCCGGCCACCGTCCAGCTCCTGCGCGAGGTGGCGGCGCAGCTCATCGACCTGCACGGCCAGCACGAGCACCAGAGCCTGCTCCGCACCGAAACGCATCTGGAACTGCTCGACAACTTCGGAAGCCTGGGCGGACTCCGCGACACCTACCGGCGCCATTACGAGGAGGTGACCCGCCTGATCCGGGAGCGCGAGGCGCTCATGGCCCGCCGCCGCGAGCTGCAGGAGCAGAAAGAACGCTACGCGTTCGAGATCGAGGAAATCGACCGGGTCAATCCGCAGCAAGGCGAGGAAGAAGCGCTCGAAGCCGAGCTGCGCATCCTTGAAAACGCCGAGCAGCTCTACGAGGCCACGGCGCGCCTTTACGAACTGCTCTACGAGTCGGAAAACGCTGTGCACGATCAGCTCGTGCTGGCCCGCAACGAGCTGCAGGACCTGGCGCGGATCGACCGGAGCTTCGAGGAGGCGCTCCAGGAGATTCGTTCGGCGCAGATCAGCGTGGCCGAGATCGCCAAGTTTCTGCAGGATTACAACGCGCGGATCGAATTCAATCCGGAGCGGCTGGAGGAAATCCGCGCGCGGCTGGTCGAGCTGGAGCTGCTCAAACGCAAGTATGGCGGCACGCTGGAAGCCGTGCTGGCCCATCGCGCCGAGATCGGCCGCAGGTACGAGCTGGCCGTGGACTTCGAGGGGGCGCTGGAGCGGCTGGATCGCCAGCTGGCCAAAGCCATGCAGGCGCTTTCGACGGCGGCGCAGCGCCTTTCGGCCAAGCGGCGCGAGGTGGCCGAGCGGATCGAGCAGGCCATCGTCAGCGAACTGGCCGTGCTGGGCATGCCCGACAGCCGCTTCGAGGTGCGCTTCACACATCGCCCCGATCCCGAAGGCTGGATCGTCATCCCCGTCCCGGGCCGGGAGCCCGAGCGCTACGCGGCCTTCACGACCGGCATGGATCAGGTGGAATTCTACATTACGACCAACCCGGGCGAACCGCTTCGACCGCTGGCGCGCGTGGCATCGGGCGGTGAGGTCAGCCGGATCATGCTCGCGCTCAAGACGATCCTGGCCAAAAGCGACCGCCTGCCGATCCTGGTCTTCGACGAGATCGACACGGGCATTTCGGGCGCCATTGCGCACCGGGTGGGTGAGCGGCTGCATGACCTGGCCAGTTATCACCAGATCATCGCCATCACGCACCTGCCCCAGATTGCCGCCTTCGGCGACGTGCACTTTCTGGTCGAAAAAGTGGTCGAAGACGGCCGTGCCAAGACGCGCATCCGGCGGCTGTCGGACGAAGAGCGGGCGCGCCAGGTGGCCGCGCTCATGAGCGGTGCCGAGGTGACCGAAGCCGCTCTGGAGAGCGCCCGTGAGCTGATCCGCCAGGTGGCCGCCCGCGAAAAAGCACCCGAAGCCTGA
- a CDS encoding phosphoglucomutase/phosphomannomutase family protein, whose amino-acid sequence MAQIKFGTDGWRAVIADDFTFANLGRVAQATVRWLKKRYGDHPKVVIGHDTRFLGREFAEHVARIFAAQGISVRMADTFTTTPAVSWATKHFGCNAGIVITASHNPPKYNGFKIKADFGGPASPEMIAEVERELSDAEPPAELPAFDDLVSDGRVELFDLNTAYLNLLREKLDIDGIARNLKIAHDAMFGASQGLVSRLLGADRVVELHCDWNPGFHGQPPEPIERNLKELAEVVVRERCGLGMANDGDADRIGLFDENGRFVTSHEILALLVKYLHKEQGLKGDIIKTFSTTHLLDKMGQAYGLRVETTPIGFKHIAKQMVERDVLVGGEESGGIAVKGHLPERDGIYIGLLVAELLVRRGKKLSELVQELYDEFGPHHFYRIDLHTTEEKKQAALDHLRQTGGLKEVAGDAVREVQTLDGFKHITDRGWVLIRPSGTEPLLRVYAEAPTPELAEAYVHNAIEQLGFAEVPAH is encoded by the coding sequence ATGGCACAGATCAAGTTTGGCACGGACGGCTGGCGGGCCGTCATTGCAGACGACTTCACGTTTGCGAACCTCGGTCGCGTCGCCCAGGCGACGGTCCGCTGGCTCAAGAAACGCTACGGCGATCACCCGAAGGTTGTCATCGGCCACGACACACGCTTTCTGGGACGCGAGTTCGCCGAGCATGTGGCCCGCATTTTTGCCGCACAGGGCATTTCGGTCCGCATGGCCGACACCTTCACCACCACCCCGGCCGTGAGCTGGGCTACCAAGCACTTCGGTTGCAACGCGGGCATCGTCATTACGGCCAGCCACAACCCGCCCAAATACAACGGCTTCAAGATCAAGGCGGACTTCGGCGGGCCGGCTTCGCCGGAGATGATCGCCGAAGTCGAGCGGGAACTGTCGGATGCCGAGCCACCGGCCGAACTCCCCGCCTTCGACGATCTGGTCAGCGACGGCCGCGTCGAACTGTTCGACCTGAACACGGCCTACCTGAACCTGCTCCGGGAGAAGCTGGACATCGATGGCATTGCCCGCAACCTGAAGATCGCGCACGACGCGATGTTCGGCGCTTCGCAGGGGCTGGTCAGCCGTCTGCTGGGCGCCGACCGCGTGGTCGAGCTGCACTGCGACTGGAACCCGGGCTTCCACGGCCAGCCGCCGGAGCCCATCGAACGCAACCTGAAGGAGCTGGCCGAAGTGGTCGTCCGTGAGCGGTGCGGCCTGGGCATGGCCAACGACGGCGATGCCGACCGGATCGGGCTTTTTGACGAAAACGGCCGCTTCGTGACCTCGCACGAAATCCTGGCCCTGCTGGTCAAGTACCTGCACAAGGAGCAGGGCTTGAAGGGGGACATTATCAAGACCTTCTCCACGACGCACCTGCTCGACAAGATGGGTCAGGCCTACGGGCTGCGCGTCGAAACCACGCCCATCGGCTTCAAGCACATTGCCAAGCAGATGGTCGAGCGCGACGTGCTCGTGGGCGGCGAAGAGTCGGGTGGCATCGCCGTCAAGGGCCATCTCCCCGAACGCGACGGGATCTACATCGGGCTGCTGGTGGCCGAGCTGCTGGTGCGCCGGGGCAAGAAGCTCTCGGAACTGGTGCAGGAACTGTACGATGAATTCGGGCCGCACCACTTCTACCGGATCGACCTGCACACGACCGAGGAGAAAAAGCAGGCGGCGCTGGATCATCTGCGCCAGACGGGTGGCCTGAAGGAAGTGGCGGGCGATGCCGTGCGCGAGGTGCAGACGCTTGACGGCTTCAAGCACATCACGGACCGCGGCTGGGTGCTGATCCGGCCTTCGGGCACCGAGCCGCTGCTACGCGTCTATGCCGAAGCGCCCACGCCCGAGCTGGCCGAAGCCTACGTGCACAACGCGATCGAACAGCTCGGCTTTGCAGAGGTGCCCGCCCACTGA
- a CDS encoding GNAT family N-acetyltransferase, which produces MAAYRDFPEYGEPDEAHALRYLQWLQRHHTLFLIAEVEGRPVGFIVVDTNWRDWKGRRIGEIHELAVQPEYWGRSIAHRLLEAALDHIRAQGLQQAGLWVGVRNERAQSFYRHIGFRRSGMRKDEWIKMVKSL; this is translated from the coding sequence ATGGCTGCATACCGGGACTTTCCCGAGTACGGGGAGCCTGACGAGGCGCATGCGCTGCGTTATCTGCAATGGCTGCAGCGTCATCATACGCTGTTTCTCATAGCCGAGGTGGAGGGCCGACCGGTGGGATTTATCGTAGTGGATACCAACTGGCGGGACTGGAAGGGCCGTCGAATCGGAGAGATTCATGAACTGGCGGTTCAGCCGGAATACTGGGGGCGGAGCATTGCCCACCGACTGCTCGAGGCCGCGCTGGATCATATCCGTGCGCAGGGTCTGCAACAGGCCGGCCTCTGGGTGGGGGTCCGGAACGAGCGGGCCCAGAGCTTTTACCGTCACATCGGATTTCGGCGCTCGGGGATGCGGAAGGACGAATGGATTAAAATGGTAAAAAGCCTGTAG
- a CDS encoding DUF2911 domain-containing protein, producing MRRFCLLALLVYLMGPALARAQDSVEVVPPPRSGSLERSPLALAATWIDSTYMKIVYGSPRKRGREIFGALVPYGEVWRTGANEATEITTTGDLIFGGHHLPAGTYSLYTIPYPDRWTIIVNRALGQWGAFNYNPELDLFRFDVPTRRTDKLYEGFTITFEEEDGQTYLYLRWDRTEVRIPVAAASE from the coding sequence ATGCGTCGCTTTTGCCTGCTCGCCCTGCTCGTCTATCTGATGGGTCCGGCCCTGGCCCGCGCCCAGGACTCGGTAGAAGTCGTGCCCCCGCCACGCTCGGGAAGCCTGGAGCGTAGTCCGCTGGCACTGGCTGCCACATGGATCGACAGCACCTACATGAAGATCGTCTATGGCTCACCGCGCAAGCGCGGCCGCGAAATTTTCGGCGCGCTGGTCCCCTACGGGGAAGTCTGGCGTACCGGGGCCAACGAGGCCACCGAAATCACCACGACGGGCGATCTGATCTTCGGCGGCCATCACCTGCCGGCCGGTACCTACAGCCTCTACACCATTCCCTATCCGGATCGCTGGACGATCATCGTCAACCGGGCACTGGGCCAGTGGGGCGCCTTCAATTACAACCCGGAGCTGGATCTTTTCCGCTTCGACGTGCCCACCCGCCGTACCGACAAGCTCTACGAGGGCTTCACGATCACCTTCGAGGAAGAAGACGGCCAGACCTACCTGTACCTGCGCTGGGATCGCACCGAAGTGCGCATTCCAGTGGCCGCCGCATCGGAGTAA
- a CDS encoding GAF domain-containing protein translates to MAETTTLWTPLPVTAGAEERARHYEAVRRHIDALLEGETDWIAAMATVACELHHAFDYYHWTGFYRAVSDDLLIVGPYQGTHGCLRIPFSRGVCGAAARTRQTQLVPDVHRFPDHIACSATTQSEIVVPVLTPDGRLLAVLDVDSDIPAAFTEVDQRYLEQLCAELGRRFADTPQR, encoded by the coding sequence ATGGCCGAAACCACCACGTTATGGACGCCGCTTCCGGTGACGGCGGGTGCCGAGGAGCGCGCCCGGCACTACGAAGCCGTACGCCGGCATATCGACGCATTGCTCGAAGGCGAAACGGACTGGATCGCCGCCATGGCGACCGTGGCCTGCGAGCTGCACCACGCTTTCGACTACTACCACTGGACCGGCTTCTACCGGGCCGTTTCGGACGATCTGCTCATCGTGGGGCCCTACCAGGGCACGCATGGATGCCTGCGCATTCCGTTCAGCCGGGGCGTGTGCGGGGCTGCCGCCCGCACGCGACAGACGCAGCTCGTGCCCGACGTGCACCGGTTCCCCGATCACATCGCCTGCTCGGCCACCACGCAGTCGGAGATCGTGGTGCCCGTGCTGACGCCCGACGGCCGCCTGCTGGCCGTGCTGGACGTCGATTCGGACATCCCGGCCGCGTTTACCGAGGTCGATCAGCGCTACCTGGAGCAACTCTGCGCCGAGCTGGGGCGCCGTTTTGCCGATACGCCGCAGCGATGA
- a CDS encoding M20 family metallopeptidase — protein sequence MQPSTLIQELEQLIAIPSHEDCTPILHYLEKRLDFLRWERQDAGKQVGGQPQYNLIHLDPAKPFIVNTHVDTVPPLGMVDPFRPRREEDRIYGRGAVDTKGLLAALTIALEACHRTYGQIPVSVAFTVDEENTSAAGSAALARLLGPDHCVLVLEPSNGHICTRQAGALEFEVRSYGTPRHAALFHRGPHPIRTLMAYLQAAENALQRPLNVLSFQGGWDHYATPPEARALVEVIIPADQQWEPAEEVLQQLARTMFRGEVMYRRVDAENPLDFGHHAGVTLLEEAYTEALGRRPQYDTMPSWTDAANFSKVGASCVIFGFGDLARAHGPEEHITVAELVDTARVLYRLFTILIHSSFRIPERRNPM from the coding sequence ATGCAGCCGAGCACCCTGATTCAGGAACTGGAACAGCTCATCGCCATCCCGAGCCATGAGGACTGCACGCCTATTCTGCACTACCTGGAGAAGCGCCTCGATTTCCTTCGCTGGGAACGTCAGGACGCAGGCAAGCAGGTCGGCGGACAACCCCAGTACAACCTGATTCACCTCGATCCGGCAAAGCCGTTCATCGTGAACACCCACGTGGACACGGTGCCCCCACTGGGCATGGTCGATCCTTTTCGTCCACGTCGTGAGGAAGACCGCATTTATGGCCGAGGCGCGGTAGACACGAAAGGCCTCCTGGCAGCGCTGACGATCGCGCTGGAAGCCTGCCATCGGACCTACGGTCAGATTCCCGTGTCGGTGGCCTTCACGGTGGATGAAGAAAACACCTCCGCGGCCGGTTCGGCCGCGCTGGCCCGCCTGCTGGGCCCGGATCACTGCGTACTGGTGCTGGAGCCAAGCAATGGCCACATCTGCACCCGCCAGGCCGGTGCGCTGGAATTCGAGGTGCGGAGCTATGGCACCCCTCGCCACGCGGCACTCTTTCACCGGGGCCCGCATCCCATTCGCACCCTTATGGCCTATCTGCAGGCCGCCGAGAACGCATTGCAACGCCCGCTGAACGTGCTCTCGTTTCAGGGCGGCTGGGATCATTACGCCACCCCTCCGGAGGCCCGGGCTCTGGTGGAAGTGATCATCCCGGCCGATCAGCAATGGGAGCCCGCCGAAGAAGTGCTGCAACAACTGGCCCGGACCATGTTTCGGGGCGAGGTCATGTACCGCCGCGTGGACGCCGAAAATCCGCTGGACTTCGGGCACCATGCCGGCGTGACGCTTCTGGAAGAGGCATACACGGAAGCCCTGGGCCGCCGCCCTCAGTACGACACGATGCCCTCCTGGACCGACGCGGCCAACTTTTCCAAGGTGGGCGCCTCCTGTGTCATTTTTGGCTTTGGCGACCTGGCCCGTGCCCACGGTCCAGAAGAACACATCACTGTTGCGGAACTGGTAGACACGGCCCGGGTCCTCTACAGGCTTTTTACCATTTTAATCCATTCGTCCTTCCGCATCCCCGAGCGCCGAAATCCGATGTGA
- a CDS encoding alpha/beta fold hydrolase, with product MPSPFRSHTEPYAYLEAGPASASPPVVLLYGMLGEPSNWEATAEALTANGYRVWIPLLPIYELPVRESNLQGLVAFLEQFLDAMRCERVVLAGNSLGGHLALLYALRHPERVAALVLTGASGIYEVELGTSTLRRYDRAYIRERAALTFYDPRHATDELVDRVQATIHDRQKAIRLIRMARSAQRETVTDRLCELTMPVLLIWGRNDRITPPEVAETFRKHLPAATLHFIDRCGHAPMMERPEQFNALLLAFLQQHCPTVVSNGRPRSAKADTSAPAPSAPTPDS from the coding sequence ATGCCCTCACCGTTTCGCTCCCATACCGAGCCGTATGCGTATCTGGAGGCCGGCCCGGCGTCGGCTTCGCCGCCGGTGGTCCTGCTCTACGGGATGCTGGGCGAGCCGTCTAACTGGGAGGCCACGGCCGAAGCGCTGACCGCAAACGGCTACCGCGTGTGGATTCCCCTGCTTCCGATCTACGAGCTACCCGTTCGTGAAAGCAACCTGCAGGGCCTGGTCGCCTTTCTGGAGCAGTTTCTGGATGCAATGCGATGTGAGCGCGTTGTGCTGGCGGGCAACTCGCTGGGCGGCCATCTGGCGTTGCTTTATGCCCTGCGCCATCCGGAGCGCGTGGCGGCGCTGGTGTTGACGGGCGCCTCCGGCATTTACGAAGTCGAGCTGGGCACATCCACGCTGCGCCGCTACGACCGCGCGTACATCCGGGAACGGGCAGCCCTGACGTTTTACGACCCCCGGCACGCCACCGACGAGCTGGTCGATCGCGTGCAGGCCACGATTCACGACCGCCAGAAGGCGATCCGGCTGATCCGCATGGCCCGTTCGGCCCAGCGGGAAACCGTCACCGATCGTCTCTGCGAGCTCACCATGCCCGTGCTCCTCATCTGGGGACGCAACGACCGGATCACTCCGCCGGAGGTGGCCGAAACCTTCCGGAAACATTTGCCGGCCGCCACGCTGCACTTCATCGACCGGTGCGGCCATGCGCCTATGATGGAGCGGCCGGAGCAGTTCAACGCGCTGCTACTGGCATTTCTGCAGCAACACTGTCCGACTGTTGTTTCGAACGGACGCCCCCGGTCTGCGAAAGCGGACACCTCGGCGCCAGCTCCTTCTGCTCCTACCCCAGATTCGTGA
- the secA gene encoding preprotein translocase subunit SecA: protein MFDFLKKLFGDRNERELRKLWPIVHKVNEYAEQFKALSDEELRAKTDEFKRRIKEAVADIEARKAEIEARLRGEVPDISGDGHAEVEELSPEERERLYEELDDLEKEWLERVERQLDELLPEAFAVVKEACRRMLGKEWMAGGQKIVWDMVPYDVQILGGIVLHQGKIAEMKTGEGKTLVAVMPVYLNALAGRGVHVVTVNPYLAQRDAEWMGPIYEFLGLTVDVIDKYEPHSEGRRRAYQADITYGTNNEFGFDYLRDHSFVIDPDQLVQRGHHYAIVDEVDSVLIDEARTPLIISGPVPQSGDERFTELKPVIEKLVYLQQRLVAQLVAEAEQKLKERDKALEAGDRKRASELEEEAGLALLRAARGFPRNKRFMKLKTEPGVETLLQRTEAFYLQDNAKNMPFVDEVLYFALDEKNHTIELTEKGLDEIARIAGQDRDMFVLPDLGEETARLEQEYREKLRRLEEELAQRTDLSEEKRQNKLENDRRLLHKELEEQKRELYNRYAERAERLHAVEQLLRAYTLYERDVEYIVQDGKVLIVDEHTGRVLPGRRYSDGLHQAIEAKEGVKVQAATQTYATITLQNYFRMYHKLAGMTGTAVTEAEEFYKIYGLDVIVIPTHKPVIRVDHEDLVFRTKREKYNAVIQKIKEYHRKGQPVLVGTTSVEVSEMLSRMLKREGIPHNVLNARRDRAKQEALIVAQAGQKGAVTIATNMAGRGTDIKLGPGVKELGGLAIIGTERHESRRIDLQLRGRAGRQGDPGESQFYVSLEDDLMRLFGSERIARVMDRLKMEEGEVITHPWVTKSIERAQKKVEQNNFAIRKRQLEFDDVLDAQRRVVYSRRRHALTGERISHDVLEMLRDVLGQIVERHYREGDLEGLRDEVLRTFAFDFEMTPEEFARLGDDGVFDRLYQAALDFYRRKRQMLAEPFYERLQAFLNQDGLEQKPDRVVVDFTDGRRVLRAVARVDEALRTRGQEINNALERAALLHFIDEHWTEHLRELDELKEGINLRAFGQRDPLVEYKVEGFKLFQQTLDKINRDAISFIFRAGPLVETRPAAPVSAPRRRLDPSRARTQHESVDSYGVRVRAQSPADSAARRDPTVKEQPVVVGEKIGRNDPCPCGSGKKYKHCCGRNR, encoded by the coding sequence ATGTTTGACTTTCTGAAAAAGCTGTTCGGGGATCGCAACGAGCGGGAGCTGCGGAAACTCTGGCCTATTGTTCATAAAGTCAACGAATACGCCGAGCAGTTCAAGGCGCTCAGCGACGAGGAGCTGCGCGCCAAGACCGACGAGTTCAAGCGCCGCATCAAAGAGGCCGTAGCCGACATCGAGGCGCGCAAGGCCGAGATCGAAGCGCGCCTGCGGGGGGAAGTGCCCGACATCAGTGGCGACGGCCACGCCGAGGTCGAAGAACTCTCGCCCGAAGAGCGCGAGCGCCTCTACGAAGAGCTGGACGACCTCGAAAAAGAATGGCTGGAGCGCGTCGAACGTCAGCTCGATGAGCTGTTGCCCGAGGCGTTTGCCGTCGTGAAGGAAGCCTGCCGCCGCATGCTGGGCAAGGAGTGGATGGCCGGCGGGCAGAAGATCGTCTGGGACATGGTCCCCTACGACGTGCAGATTCTCGGCGGCATCGTGCTGCACCAGGGCAAGATCGCCGAGATGAAGACGGGCGAGGGGAAGACGCTCGTGGCCGTGATGCCCGTCTATCTGAACGCGCTGGCCGGTCGGGGCGTGCACGTCGTCACGGTCAACCCCTACCTGGCGCAGCGCGACGCCGAGTGGATGGGGCCGATCTATGAATTCCTGGGGCTGACCGTCGATGTCATCGACAAGTACGAGCCGCACTCCGAAGGGCGGCGCCGCGCCTATCAGGCCGACATCACCTACGGTACGAACAACGAGTTCGGGTTCGACTACCTGCGCGACCACTCCTTCGTGATCGATCCGGACCAGCTCGTGCAACGCGGCCACCACTACGCGATCGTCGACGAGGTCGACTCGGTGCTTATCGACGAGGCGCGCACGCCGCTGATCATCTCGGGTCCGGTGCCCCAGTCGGGCGACGAGCGCTTCACCGAGCTCAAGCCGGTCATCGAAAAACTCGTCTACCTGCAGCAGCGGCTGGTGGCGCAGCTCGTGGCTGAAGCCGAGCAGAAGCTGAAGGAGCGGGATAAAGCGCTGGAAGCCGGCGATCGCAAACGGGCCAGCGAACTGGAAGAGGAGGCCGGACTGGCACTGCTTCGGGCTGCGCGAGGCTTTCCGCGCAACAAGCGCTTCATGAAGCTCAAGACCGAGCCGGGCGTCGAGACGCTCCTGCAGCGCACCGAAGCCTTCTACCTGCAGGACAACGCCAAGAACATGCCCTTCGTCGACGAAGTGCTCTACTTCGCGCTCGACGAAAAGAACCACACCATCGAACTTACCGAAAAGGGTCTCGACGAGATCGCCCGCATCGCCGGCCAGGACCGCGACATGTTCGTCCTGCCGGACCTGGGTGAGGAGACGGCCCGGCTCGAGCAGGAATACCGGGAAAAGCTCCGCAGGCTGGAAGAAGAACTGGCGCAGCGCACCGACCTTTCCGAAGAGAAGCGCCAGAACAAGCTGGAAAACGATCGGCGCCTGCTGCACAAGGAACTGGAGGAGCAGAAGCGGGAGCTGTACAACCGGTACGCCGAGCGGGCCGAGCGCCTGCATGCGGTCGAGCAGCTGCTGCGTGCTTACACGCTTTATGAGCGTGACGTCGAGTATATCGTCCAGGACGGCAAGGTCCTGATCGTCGACGAGCACACGGGCCGTGTGCTGCCCGGCCGCCGCTATTCCGACGGACTGCACCAGGCCATCGAAGCGAAGGAGGGCGTCAAGGTGCAGGCGGCCACGCAGACCTACGCCACGATCACGCTGCAGAACTACTTCCGCATGTATCACAAGCTGGCCGGCATGACGGGTACGGCCGTCACCGAGGCGGAAGAGTTCTACAAGATCTACGGCCTGGACGTCATCGTCATCCCCACGCACAAGCCCGTCATTCGCGTCGATCACGAGGACCTGGTCTTCCGTACCAAGCGCGAGAAGTACAACGCGGTCATCCAGAAGATCAAGGAGTACCACAGGAAGGGGCAGCCCGTGCTGGTGGGCACCACGTCGGTCGAAGTGTCGGAGATGCTCAGCCGCATGCTCAAGCGCGAGGGCATCCCGCACAACGTGCTGAACGCCCGCCGGGATCGGGCCAAGCAGGAAGCGCTGATCGTGGCACAGGCTGGTCAGAAGGGCGCCGTGACGATCGCCACGAACATGGCCGGCCGCGGTACCGACATCAAGCTCGGGCCGGGCGTCAAGGAACTGGGCGGGCTGGCCATCATCGGCACCGAGCGCCACGAAAGCCGCCGTATCGACCTGCAGCTCCGGGGCCGCGCCGGTCGCCAGGGTGACCCCGGCGAAAGCCAGTTCTACGTGTCGCTCGAAGACGACCTGATGCGCCTGTTCGGCTCCGAGCGCATCGCCCGCGTTATGGACCGCCTCAAGATGGAGGAGGGCGAGGTCATCACGCATCCGTGGGTGACCAAGAGCATCGAGCGGGCGCAGAAGAAGGTCGAGCAGAACAACTTCGCCATCCGCAAGCGGCAGCTCGAGTTCGACGATGTGCTCGACGCGCAGCGCCGCGTCGTCTACAGCCGTCGCCGGCACGCGCTCACGGGCGAGCGCATCAGCCACGACGTGCTCGAAATGCTGCGCGACGTGCTCGGCCAGATCGTCGAGCGGCACTACAGAGAAGGCGACCTGGAGGGGCTGCGCGACGAAGTGCTGCGCACGTTCGCCTTCGACTTCGAGATGACCCCGGAAGAATTTGCCCGGCTGGGCGACGACGGCGTCTTCGACCGGCTCTACCAGGCCGCGCTCGATTTCTACCGCCGCAAGCGCCAGATGCTGGCCGAGCCCTTCTATGAGCGGCTGCAGGCTTTCCTGAACCAGGACGGGCTGGAGCAGAAGCCCGACCGCGTCGTGGTGGACTTCACCGACGGCCGCCGCGTGCTCCGGGCCGTGGCCCGCGTGGACGAAGCGCTGCGCACGCGCGGCCAGGAGATCAACAACGCGCTGGAACGGGCCGCGCTGCTGCACTTCATCGACGAGCACTGGACCGAACACCTGCGCGAGCTGGACGAACTCAAGGAGGGCATCAACCTGCGGGCCTTCGGCCAGCGCGACCCGCTCGTCGAGTACAAGGTCGAGGGCTTCAAGCTCTTCCAGCAGACGCTCGACAAGATCAACCGCGACGCGATCTCGTTCATCTTCCGGGCCGGACCGCTGGTGGAGACGCGTCCGGCCGCACCGGTGAGCGCGCCGCGTCGGCGCCTGGATCCATCGCGTGCGCGGACACAGCACGAGAGCGTCGATTCTTACGGCGTGCGCGTGCGGGCGCAGTCGCCGGCCGACTCGGCCGCGCGGCGCGATCCCACGGTCAAAGAGCAGCCGGTGGTCGTGGGCGAAAAGATCGGTCGCAACGATCCCTGTCCCTGCGGCAGCGGCAAAAAGTACAAGCACTGCTGCGGACGCAACCGCTGA
- a CDS encoding arsenate reductase ArsC, producing MEKLRVLFVCTHNSARSQMAEGLLRAMAGDRYEVYSAGTEPRGVHPLAVRVMQELGIDLSGHHSKHVDTYRDVPMDYVVTVCDSAREHCPYVPARRRNLHQSFPDPSAVEGDEPTRLEAFRHVRDQIRAWLEETFVRQVP from the coding sequence ATGGAAAAACTGCGCGTTCTGTTTGTCTGCACGCACAATTCAGCCCGCTCGCAGATGGCCGAGGGGCTGCTGCGGGCCATGGCGGGCGATCGGTACGAAGTTTACAGTGCCGGGACCGAGCCGCGCGGCGTGCACCCGCTGGCCGTGCGTGTCATGCAGGAGCTCGGCATCGACCTGAGCGGCCACCACTCGAAACACGTCGATACCTACCGCGACGTGCCCATGGACTACGTGGTAACCGTGTGCGATTCGGCCCGGGAGCATTGCCCCTACGTACCGGCGCGGCGACGCAACCTGCATCAGAGCTTTCCCGATCCCTCGGCCGTCGAAGGGGACGAACCCACCCGTCTGGAAGCCTTTCGGCACGTCCGCGATCAGATCCGCGCCTGGCTCGAGGAAACGTTCGTGCGCCAGGTGCCCTGA